Proteins encoded within one genomic window of Limnothrix sp. FACHB-406:
- the fabD gene encoding ACP S-malonyltransferase — MAKTLWMFPGQGSQAVGMTADLLDSPAAQAKLAIADEILGWSVAEVCNGDEAQLSQTQYTQPCLYAIEAILVDALKAAGQSPDLVAGHSLGEYVALYAAGAFSFEAGLKLVKRRAELMQAASGGKMAAMIGFNRPALTEAIAATEGVVLANDNSDAQVVISGTPEAVDAILGSVKAKRAVPLAVSGAFHSPYMAEASAEFNEILAATDFADTAIGVLSNTDPTPETSGAALKERLSKQMTGSVRWRETMVMLNQVACTEAIEVGPGKVLTGLLKRACPNTALVNIAALADIA; from the coding sequence ATGGCAAAAACCCTCTGGATGTTCCCGGGCCAAGGCTCCCAAGCCGTTGGCATGACTGCCGACTTGCTCGACTCGCCGGCCGCCCAAGCGAAGTTGGCGATCGCGGATGAAATTTTGGGTTGGTCGGTGGCGGAGGTCTGCAACGGCGACGAAGCGCAACTCTCCCAAACCCAATACACCCAGCCTTGCCTCTACGCGATCGAGGCGATCTTGGTTGATGCGCTGAAAGCCGCCGGTCAATCGCCTGATTTGGTGGCGGGTCACAGCCTGGGGGAATACGTGGCCCTCTACGCGGCCGGGGCCTTCAGCTTTGAAGCGGGTCTGAAGTTGGTGAAGCGGCGGGCAGAGTTGATGCAAGCGGCTTCCGGCGGCAAGATGGCGGCCATGATTGGCTTCAACCGCCCGGCCCTAACCGAGGCGATCGCCGCTACCGAGGGTGTGGTGCTGGCCAACGACAACAGCGATGCCCAAGTGGTAATTTCCGGAACGCCCGAGGCGGTGGATGCGATCCTGGGCAGCGTCAAAGCCAAGCGGGCTGTGCCCTTGGCCGTGTCCGGTGCGTTCCACTCGCCCTACATGGCGGAAGCATCGGCGGAATTTAACGAAATTTTGGCGGCCACGGATTTTGCGGACACGGCGATCGGGGTGCTCTCCAACACTGACCCCACCCCGGAAACCAGCGGCGCAGCTTTGAAAGAACGGCTCTCGAAGCAGATGACCGGTTCGGTGCGCTGGCGGGAAACGATGGTGATGTTGAACCAGGTGGCCTGCACGGAGGCGATCGAGGTGGGGCCGGGCAAGGTGCTGACGGGGTTGCTGAAGCGTGCCTGCCCCAACACCGCCCTGGTCAATATTGCCGCCCTCGCCGACATCGCTTAA
- a CDS encoding bifunctional 2-polyprenyl-6-hydroxyphenol methylase/3-demethylubiquinol 3-O-methyltransferase UbiG, translating to MTVSSPDAIAALEAAKAQVIAEFGDWTNHNMRLADGCYTIAPTPTPSEPKLRRMTQIVMDWCGGSVEGLRILDLACLEGMYGLELAMQGAQVVGIEGREANLAKARFVKESLGLSNIDFYCDDVRNLSVERYGQFDVVLCLGIYYHLDAPDVFRFMEQIGSVCTKLAIVDTHVSRTAEEQHDYAGLTLAGCRYVEHAPEASTDDRLKILWASLDNDYSFWLTRPSLFNLMQHCGFTSIYECHSPLVEKFEQLRRSGTGDRATFVAFKGRPVALKASDLSNDSRPLPWPEIPR from the coding sequence ATGACCGTGAGTAGCCCCGACGCGATCGCCGCCCTTGAAGCCGCCAAAGCCCAAGTCATTGCGGAGTTTGGTGACTGGACGAACCACAACATGCGCCTTGCTGACGGGTGCTACACGATCGCCCCAACCCCGACCCCCTCGGAACCAAAGCTGCGCCGCATGACCCAAATTGTCATGGACTGGTGCGGCGGTTCTGTGGAAGGGTTGCGGATTCTGGATTTGGCTTGTTTGGAGGGGATGTATGGCCTGGAGTTGGCCATGCAGGGCGCACAGGTGGTGGGCATTGAAGGGCGCGAAGCCAATTTGGCCAAGGCGCGCTTTGTGAAAGAAAGCCTGGGCCTGAGCAACATCGACTTTTACTGCGACGACGTGCGCAACCTGTCCGTGGAGCGCTACGGCCAGTTTGATGTGGTTCTGTGCTTGGGGATTTATTACCACCTGGACGCGCCGGACGTGTTTCGGTTCATGGAGCAAATCGGCTCCGTTTGCACCAAGCTGGCGATCGTCGATACCCACGTCAGCCGCACCGCCGAAGAGCAGCACGACTACGCCGGGTTGACCCTGGCCGGTTGTCGCTATGTGGAACACGCGCCGGAAGCTTCCACGGACGATCGCCTGAAAATTCTTTGGGCTTCTTTGGACAACGACTACAGCTTTTGGTTAACGCGCCCGTCGCTGTTTAACCTGATGCAGCACTGTGGCTTTACATCGATTTACGAATGTCACTCGCCGCTGGTGGAAAAATTCGAGCAATTGCGGCGATCGGGGACGGGCGATCGGGCCACCTTTGTGGCCTTCAAGGGTCGCCCCGTGGCCCTCAAGGCTTCCGACCTCAGCAACGACAGCCGCCCCCTGCCCTGGCCGGAAATCCCCCGCTAA
- a CDS encoding DUF3800 domain-containing protein encodes MTIDSETHHYFVDEAGDLTFFNKKGRVIIGQPGASRFFMVGIAQIADPEVVARELESLRLALINNPRYKDIPSMQPQAQKTVVTFHAKDDYAEIREQVFELMQSFDVKIYVAIRSKIEIAQRAQDNFKNLNKKLQQNSIYDDLIKRLFKDRLHKANFINITIARRGKEAREEALGQAINQARKNFESRWNISANGLISIESTYPSQSPGLQIIDYYLWALQRFYEREEDRFFKPLAPKYRLIMDLDDKRHKDYGEWYSDRNPLTAEKMREARSR; translated from the coding sequence ATGACTATCGATTCGGAAACACACCACTACTTTGTTGATGAAGCAGGCGATTTAACGTTCTTTAATAAAAAAGGGCGAGTGATCATTGGTCAGCCAGGGGCTTCTCGGTTTTTCATGGTAGGCATTGCCCAGATTGCTGACCCTGAAGTCGTTGCTAGGGAGTTGGAGAGCTTGCGGTTGGCATTAATAAATAATCCGCGCTACAAAGACATTCCCTCCATGCAACCGCAAGCCCAAAAAACAGTAGTCACCTTTCACGCAAAAGATGACTATGCAGAAATTCGAGAGCAAGTTTTTGAATTAATGCAGTCCTTCGATGTCAAAATCTATGTTGCAATTCGTAGCAAGATTGAAATTGCCCAACGAGCGCAAGATAATTTCAAGAACCTGAATAAAAAATTGCAACAAAATTCGATTTACGATGACTTGATTAAGCGCCTATTTAAAGATCGACTGCACAAAGCGAATTTCATTAACATCACCATTGCACGACGCGGCAAAGAAGCCCGCGAAGAAGCACTAGGACAAGCAATTAACCAAGCTCGCAAAAACTTTGAATCCAGGTGGAATATTAGCGCTAACGGGTTAATTTCAATCGAGTCAACATACCCGTCTCAGAGTCCAGGCTTGCAAATTATTGATTACTATTTGTGGGCGCTGCAACGCTTCTATGAGCGCGAAGAAGATCGATTTTTTAAACCGCTTGCCCCTAAATATCGGCTGATTATGGATCTAGACGATAAACGCCATAAAGATTATGGAGAGTGGTACAGCGATAGGAATCCGCTAACGGCTGAAAAAATGAGAGAGGCTAGGTCTAGGTAA
- a CDS encoding ABC transporter permease: MNPLDTLNMAISTLVSHRMRSLLTMLGIVIGNASVVATVGLGEGAQHFTATQVESLGANSLYVFLSEQQSKELTGEVPRLLLSEADLIAAQAPAVQWVSPTISSSLAIGHRSRTVTATVQGVTPDFLKVRNIRMAQGIFWDEAAQRQDRKVAVLGGELARKLFDRTNPIGQEIQINNQSFQIIGIIQRKGAFLGVNPDANAFIPITTMAHQVVGRRVPQGLLIDEIEITARDQAQIRSAAFQVTNLLTRLHGKQDFSVVANKSIQDLLGQITSALGTMLTLIAGISLLVGGIGIMNIMLVSVAERTQEIGLRKAIGAPPQAILQQFLIEATILAVAGGVVGISLGAGGMALIGTLTPFKPTVPVPVVVVVTAISGAIGLVFGVVPARQAAQLDPITALKTS, translated from the coding sequence ATGAACCCTCTAGATACGCTCAACATGGCGATCAGCACCCTGGTCAGCCATCGAATGCGGAGCCTGCTGACCATGCTGGGCATCGTGATTGGCAATGCTTCAGTGGTGGCCACCGTGGGGCTGGGTGAAGGGGCCCAACATTTCACCGCAACTCAGGTGGAATCCTTGGGTGCGAACTCCCTGTACGTTTTTTTAAGTGAACAACAAAGCAAGGAACTGACCGGTGAAGTGCCGCGCTTGTTGCTGTCCGAAGCTGACTTGATCGCCGCCCAAGCACCGGCCGTCCAATGGGTGTCACCGACGATTTCGAGTTCCTTGGCGATCGGCCATCGCAGTCGCACCGTGACGGCAACGGTGCAGGGAGTCACGCCCGACTTTCTCAAAGTGCGGAATATCCGCATGGCCCAGGGGATTTTTTGGGATGAGGCTGCCCAACGTCAGGATCGCAAGGTGGCGGTGTTGGGTGGGGAGCTGGCCCGGAAACTGTTCGATCGCACCAACCCGATCGGCCAAGAAATTCAAATTAACAATCAGAGCTTTCAGATCATTGGCATCATCCAAAGAAAAGGCGCATTTCTCGGTGTGAATCCCGATGCCAATGCCTTCATTCCAATCACAACCATGGCCCATCAAGTCGTGGGGCGACGAGTTCCCCAAGGACTGCTGATCGATGAAATTGAGATCACTGCCCGCGACCAAGCCCAGATTCGATCGGCTGCTTTTCAAGTCACGAATCTGTTGACACGCTTGCATGGCAAACAGGATTTCTCAGTGGTGGCGAATAAATCCATTCAGGATTTGTTAGGGCAAATTACCAGCGCGTTGGGGACAATGCTCACCTTAATTGCGGGGATTTCCTTGCTGGTGGGCGGCATTGGGATCATGAACATCATGTTGGTTTCCGTCGCCGAGCGCACCCAGGAAATTGGTCTCCGCAAGGCGATCGGCGCTCCCCCCCAGGCGATCTTGCAGCAGTTTTTAATTGAAGCCACGATCTTGGCTGTGGCCGGCGGTGTCGTGGGCATTTCCCTGGGCGCGGGCGGGATGGCCCTGATCGGCACTTTGACTCCTTTCAAGCCCACCGTTCCTGTGCCGGTCGTGGTGGTGGTCACGGCTATTTCCGGTGCGATCGGTCTGGTTTTTGGCGTGGTTCCGGCTCGTCAAGCGGCCCAGCTCGATCCGATTACAGCCTTGAAAACGTCCTAG
- a CDS encoding efflux RND transporter periplasmic adaptor subunit: MQPAIRFKFQQWRLWAGGLGALGLLGTIALVIPHPAPAPKVDLAQDTTLVQRQDLVVQVQANGVVQPLRKVNLAPKEAGKVAALFVREGDRVQPGQVVAQMDGEQLQAQVKQSQAGLARSQAELQLKLAGNRPEDITKAQAEVQRQQAQLQEAEGKWQLATQKLQRRQLLANEGVLSQDALDETLTEARNASATVEQARASLATAEQEFHKQRQGFRAEEVAQARAQVAEARSQLQVVRIQLQNTLIRSPFGGVITRRFADVGDFVAPTTTASSSDGATSAAIAELFSGLEVEAKIPETAIGQIRQGQAVEIRSDSYPDRTFQGRVKRIAPRAVPENNVTTFRIKVSLQTGLDILKAGMNVKLAFLGQPIRNALVVPLAALVTQKDGRKGVWRLVPNQEARFQTVEIGAESGSQAQVRSGLQAGDRILLSPPINQVIPGVDNPEGSGF, from the coding sequence ATGCAACCTGCGATTCGGTTCAAGTTTCAGCAATGGCGGCTGTGGGCCGGGGGCCTCGGGGCCCTGGGCCTGTTGGGCACGATCGCCCTGGTGATCCCTCACCCAGCGCCTGCCCCCAAGGTGGATCTTGCCCAGGACACAACCCTGGTTCAGCGGCAAGATTTGGTGGTGCAAGTGCAGGCCAATGGGGTGGTGCAGCCCCTGCGTAAAGTCAACTTGGCCCCCAAGGAGGCCGGCAAGGTGGCGGCCTTATTTGTGCGCGAGGGCGATCGAGTGCAGCCTGGGCAAGTGGTGGCCCAAATGGACGGCGAACAACTGCAAGCGCAGGTCAAACAATCTCAAGCGGGCCTGGCGCGATCGCAGGCGGAATTGCAACTGAAACTCGCGGGGAATCGCCCTGAAGACATCACCAAAGCCCAAGCCGAGGTGCAACGGCAGCAAGCCCAGTTGCAAGAGGCCGAAGGAAAGTGGCAATTAGCCACCCAAAAACTCCAGCGCCGCCAGCTTTTGGCCAACGAAGGCGTACTGAGTCAAGATGCCTTGGATGAGACCTTGACCGAAGCCCGCAACGCCAGCGCCACCGTGGAGCAAGCCAGAGCCAGCTTGGCCACCGCCGAACAGGAATTCCATAAACAGCGCCAGGGGTTTCGCGCCGAGGAAGTTGCCCAAGCCCGCGCCCAAGTCGCAGAAGCGCGATCGCAACTGCAAGTCGTGCGGATCCAGCTACAAAACACGCTGATTCGATCGCCCTTTGGAGGAGTCATCACCCGTCGATTTGCCGATGTGGGGGATTTTGTGGCACCCACCACCACCGCATCCAGCAGTGATGGGGCCACCTCTGCCGCCATTGCCGAACTCTTCAGTGGTTTAGAAGTCGAAGCCAAAATTCCCGAAACCGCGATCGGTCAAATTCGCCAGGGCCAAGCCGTCGAAATTCGCAGCGACAGCTATCCCGATCGCACGTTTCAGGGGCGGGTCAAGCGCATTGCCCCCCGAGCTGTGCCAGAAAACAACGTCACCACCTTTCGCATCAAAGTTTCCCTGCAAACGGGCCTGGACATCTTAAAAGCCGGCATGAACGTCAAGTTAGCGTTTTTGGGCCAGCCAATTCGGAATGCGCTGGTAGTGCCGCTCGCGGCCCTTGTCACCCAAAAGGACGGCCGCAAGGGCGTATGGCGACTTGTGCCCAACCAGGAAGCACGCTTTCAAACCGTGGAAATCGGTGCAGAAAGTGGCAGCCAAGCCCAGGTGCGATCGGGCCTGCAAGCGGGCGATCGAATTTTGCTGAGTCCCCCAATCAACCAAGTGATTCCGGGTGTTGATAATCCCGAAGGAAGCGGCTTCTAA
- the adhE gene encoding bifunctional acetaldehyde-CoA/alcohol dehydrogenase produces MTVTNDRELEALIARVKAAQRTYATFSQEQVDLIFKKAALAANAARIPLAKLAVTETRMGTIEDKVIKNHFASEFIYNKYKAEKTCGVIEEDKAFGIQRIAEPVGILAGIVPTTNPTSTAIFKALIALKTRNAIIFSPHPRAKDCTIEAARVILQAAVEAGAPPDIIGWIDQPTVPLSQQLMQHPDVNLILATGGPGMVRAAYSSGHPSLGVGAGNTPALIDETAHLKMAVSSIILSKTFDNGMICASEQSVVVVDAVYEQVKQEFRDRGAYFLNPEEKVRMGAQILIDGRLNPNIVGQSVEQIAAMADIQLPPGTRLIVGEASVVGPEEPFSYEKLSPVLAMYRAADFAQAVELSESLVMFAGRGHTAVLYTSPDNRDRIKQFEDQVQTARVLINTPSSQGAIGDIYNFRLDPSLTLGCGTWGGNSISENVEPRHLLNIKTVAERRENMLWFRIPPKIYFKYGSLPVALRELAGRDRAFIITDKPLYNLGITAGLESVLDDIGLKYDTFYDVEPDPCLGTVNRILEQMRSFNPDTIIAIGGGSPMDAAKIAWLLYEHPEIEFEGLSMRFMDIRKRVYELPPLGQKAILVAIPTTSGTGSEVTPFAVVTDERTGIKYPLADYALTPTMAICDPQLVLDMPKSLTAFGGVDALTHALESYVSVLASEFTNGEALEAIRLIFKYLPSAYEHGAADPKAREKMHYAATMAGMAFANGFLGICHSIAHQIGGTFHIPHGLANALLISHVIRYNATDAPFKQAAFPQYKYPNAKWRYARIADYLNLGGTTEDEKIDRLIGAIEALKQQVGIPRSIREATSISEAEFLAKLDDVADRAFDDQCTVSNPRYPMISELKTLLLRAYHGDSPLLSAPEAPEPVTTP; encoded by the coding sequence ATGACCGTTACCAACGATCGCGAACTCGAAGCCCTAATTGCGCGGGTCAAAGCCGCACAGCGCACCTATGCCACCTTCAGCCAAGAGCAGGTGGATTTGATCTTCAAAAAAGCAGCCTTGGCGGCCAACGCGGCCCGCATCCCCCTGGCCAAGCTGGCGGTAACCGAAACGAGAATGGGGACGATCGAGGACAAAGTGATCAAAAATCACTTCGCCTCGGAATTCATCTACAACAAATACAAAGCCGAGAAAACCTGCGGGGTGATCGAAGAGGACAAGGCCTTTGGGATTCAGCGCATTGCCGAACCCGTGGGGATTTTGGCGGGAATTGTGCCCACCACGAACCCCACTTCGACGGCGATTTTTAAGGCCTTGATTGCCCTGAAAACCCGCAACGCGATTATCTTTTCGCCCCACCCCCGGGCCAAGGACTGCACGATCGAGGCGGCGCGGGTGATTTTGCAAGCGGCCGTGGAAGCCGGGGCCCCGCCGGACATCATTGGCTGGATTGATCAGCCGACCGTGCCCCTGTCGCAGCAGTTGATGCAGCACCCGGATGTGAACCTGATTTTGGCCACGGGCGGGCCGGGCATGGTGCGGGCTGCTTACTCGTCGGGCCATCCCTCCTTGGGTGTGGGCGCGGGGAATACGCCGGCCCTGATTGACGAAACGGCGCACCTGAAAATGGCCGTGTCGTCGATTATTCTCAGCAAAACCTTTGACAACGGCATGATCTGCGCCAGCGAGCAATCGGTGGTGGTGGTGGATGCGGTCTATGAACAGGTGAAGCAGGAGTTTCGCGATCGGGGAGCCTATTTCCTGAACCCCGAAGAGAAAGTCCGGATGGGCGCGCAAATCCTGATTGATGGGCGGCTGAACCCGAACATCGTCGGCCAATCGGTGGAACAGATTGCGGCGATGGCCGATATTCAACTGCCACCGGGCACGCGCCTGATCGTCGGGGAGGCGAGCGTGGTGGGGCCAGAGGAGCCGTTCTCCTATGAGAAGCTGTCGCCAGTACTGGCCATGTATCGGGCGGCGGATTTTGCCCAAGCGGTGGAGCTGAGTGAGTCGCTGGTGATGTTTGCGGGGCGGGGGCACACGGCGGTGCTCTACACGTCGCCGGACAACCGCGACCGAATCAAGCAGTTTGAGGATCAGGTGCAAACGGCGCGGGTGCTGATCAACACGCCCTCATCCCAAGGGGCGATCGGGGATATCTATAATTTCCGGCTGGATCCGTCCCTCACCCTCGGTTGCGGCACTTGGGGTGGCAACTCGATCAGTGAGAACGTGGAACCGCGCCACCTGCTGAACATCAAAACCGTGGCGGAACGGCGGGAAAATATGCTCTGGTTCCGGATTCCGCCGAAAATCTACTTCAAATATGGCTCGCTACCGGTGGCGCTGCGAGAGCTGGCCGGGCGCGATCGGGCGTTCATCATCACCGACAAACCCCTTTACAACCTGGGGATCACGGCGGGTCTGGAAAGCGTCCTGGATGATATTGGTCTGAAGTACGACACCTTTTACGATGTGGAGCCGGATCCTTGTCTGGGAACGGTGAACCGGATTTTGGAACAGATGCGATCGTTCAATCCGGACACGATCATCGCGATCGGGGGTGGCTCACCGATGGACGCGGCCAAGATTGCCTGGTTGCTGTACGAGCATCCCGAAATTGAGTTCGAGGGGCTGTCGATGCGGTTCATGGACATCCGCAAGCGGGTGTATGAGCTGCCGCCTTTGGGCCAAAAGGCCATCCTAGTGGCGATTCCCACCACCTCGGGCACGGGGTCGGAGGTTACGCCCTTCGCGGTGGTGACGGACGAGCGCACGGGGATCAAGTACCCCCTGGCGGACTACGCCCTCACGCCGACCATGGCCATTTGCGATCCGCAATTGGTGCTGGATATGCCCAAGTCCCTGACGGCCTTTGGGGGCGTTGATGCCTTGACCCACGCCCTGGAGTCCTACGTGTCGGTGTTGGCTTCGGAGTTCACGAACGGCGAGGCCCTGGAGGCGATTCGGCTGATTTTCAAATATCTGCCCTCGGCCTATGAGCACGGGGCGGCGGATCCGAAGGCGCGGGAAAAGATGCACTACGCGGCGACGATGGCGGGGATGGCCTTTGCCAATGGTTTCTTGGGGATTTGCCACTCGATCGCCCACCAAATTGGCGGCACGTTCCACATTCCCCACGGCCTGGCCAATGCGCTGTTGATTTCCCACGTGATTCGATACAACGCGACGGATGCGCCCTTTAAGCAGGCGGCGTTCCCGCAATACAAGTATCCGAATGCCAAGTGGCGCTACGCCCGGATTGCGGACTATTTGAACTTGGGGGGCACGACGGAGGACGAGAAGATCGATCGACTGATTGGGGCGATCGAGGCGCTGAAGCAGCAGGTGGGAATTCCCCGATCGATCCGGGAAGCCACGTCAATTAGCGAGGCGGAGTTTTTGGCGAAGTTGGACGATGTGGCCGATCGCGCCTTTGACGATCAATGCACGGTGTCGAATCCCCGTTACCCGATGATCAGCGAGCTGAAAACGCTGTTGTTGCGGGCCTATCACGGAGATTCGCCGCTGTTGTCGGCTCCGGAAGCGCCGGAACCGGTGACGACTCCCTAG
- a CDS encoding sensor histidine kinase has translation MKALRSYFGSSFFKLRPMMRYAEWVLLLMYGLAYGIDWYFYKLPTLPDLFSKVLVFVTIFWLLSWFFPIKQPHWVRYVYIGLEISLVLVAQLLLVDLHLLLYLILIKSCFLFNRKTIVYLVAGSGISYLLCIWWTIPIIEKLFIETTRSQQWEEIYKPQAIILSSSVEYISISALVMLIGFLIMAERRSRQRSEALAQAIETLAADLERSRIAREIHDSLGHSLTTLRLQLELVQVMQGRDRDQAATALNHAQTLASQCLEAVHQAVQTTRDPSFQLDVALQRLINQIHNTQSLVITSRLNLPAIDIQTSHQVYCIIQEALTNVQKHARASRVNLLSHYTASTLNLEIMDNGQGFDRGAATTGYGLRGIRERVQLLGGQFAIASTPGTGTTLRITIPRSWGLTPED, from the coding sequence ATGAAAGCTCTACGCAGCTACTTTGGTTCCTCTTTCTTTAAGTTACGGCCCATGATGCGCTATGCGGAATGGGTCTTGCTCTTAATGTATGGCTTGGCCTATGGCATTGATTGGTATTTTTATAAATTGCCGACCTTGCCCGATTTATTCAGCAAGGTTTTGGTGTTTGTTACCATCTTTTGGTTGCTGAGTTGGTTTTTTCCAATCAAGCAACCTCACTGGGTGCGATACGTCTATATTGGACTAGAAATTTCGCTGGTTCTAGTGGCGCAATTGTTACTAGTCGATTTGCATCTGCTTTTATATTTGATCTTAATCAAGAGTTGTTTTTTATTTAATCGAAAAACCATTGTCTATCTCGTGGCAGGATCAGGAATTAGCTATTTGCTCTGTATCTGGTGGACGATTCCTATCATTGAAAAGTTATTCATTGAAACCACCCGATCGCAACAGTGGGAGGAGATTTACAAGCCACAGGCGATTATTTTGTCGAGTTCGGTGGAATATATCAGCATCAGTGCGTTGGTGATGCTGATTGGCTTTTTGATCATGGCGGAGCGTCGCAGCCGCCAACGATCGGAAGCCCTAGCCCAAGCGATCGAAACCCTAGCGGCGGATTTGGAGCGATCGCGCATTGCCCGCGAAATTCACGACTCCTTGGGCCATTCGCTGACCACCCTGCGCCTACAACTCGAGTTAGTGCAAGTGATGCAAGGGCGCGATCGCGATCAAGCAGCTACCGCCCTCAACCATGCACAAACCTTAGCCAGTCAATGCTTAGAGGCGGTACACCAAGCGGTTCAAACCACCCGTGATCCCTCTTTTCAGCTCGATGTGGCCTTGCAGCGGTTAATCAATCAAATTCACAACACCCAATCCCTGGTGATTACCTCAAGACTGAACCTACCGGCGATCGATATCCAAACCAGCCATCAGGTTTATTGCATCATTCAAGAAGCCTTAACCAACGTACAAAAACATGCGCGGGCTTCGAGGGTGAATCTGCTGAGTCACTACACAGCATCCACGCTCAACTTGGAAATTATGGACAATGGCCAAGGCTTTGATCGGGGCGCGGCCACGACTGGTTATGGATTGCGCGGCATACGAGAACGAGTGCAGCTTCTCGGCGGGCAGTTTGCGATCGCCAGCACACCGGGAACAGGCACCACCCTCCGCATCACAATTCCCCGATCATGGGGATTAACCCCCGAGGATTGA
- a CDS encoding response regulator transcription factor: protein MIRLLLVDDQDLFRQGLATLLALETDLEIVGQADNGQTAIALAEQQQPDIILMDIEMPICNGIRATQEIHQRFPWIRILVLTTFDREDYIWQSLQAGALGYILKNAPSKQVADAIRSVHHGYSQLGPTIAPKVFAHLTTHPPTTPADLTQRFSDRELAVLRLLGEGKTNQEIAQILYLAHGTVKNHISRILSELQVTDRTQAALWAQQHYRR from the coding sequence ATGATTCGGCTGCTATTGGTTGATGATCAAGATCTCTTTCGGCAGGGCTTGGCCACGTTGCTAGCCCTAGAAACGGATCTCGAAATTGTGGGTCAAGCGGACAATGGCCAGACGGCGATCGCCCTGGCCGAGCAACAGCAACCCGACATTATTTTGATGGATATTGAAATGCCCATTTGTAATGGAATTCGGGCAACGCAGGAAATTCATCAGCGATTTCCTTGGATTCGCATTTTGGTGCTGACCACGTTCGATCGCGAGGATTATATTTGGCAATCACTCCAGGCAGGAGCTTTGGGCTATATCCTCAAAAACGCCCCTTCCAAACAAGTGGCCGATGCAATTCGCAGCGTCCACCATGGCTATAGTCAACTAGGCCCGACGATCGCCCCGAAAGTTTTCGCGCATTTAACCACCCATCCACCAACCACCCCGGCTGACCTGACCCAGCGTTTTAGCGATCGCGAATTGGCGGTGCTCAGGCTGCTGGGCGAGGGCAAAACCAATCAGGAAATCGCCCAGATTTTGTATTTAGCCCACGGCACTGTCAAAAACCACATCAGTCGCATTTTGAGTGAACTACAGGTGACCGATCGCACCCAAGCGGCCCTCTGGGCCCAACAGCACTACCGACGCTGA